A genome region from Tenebrio molitor chromosome 4, icTenMoli1.1, whole genome shotgun sequence includes the following:
- the LOC138128190 gene encoding fatty acyl-CoA reductase wat-like, giving the protein MEPGTINHFFRNQTVFITGGTGFLGKLMIEKLLRVNQIQKIFILVRAKRNKSSEERFQDLFDYPCFDNLKKERPDFKEKIVFVSGDCELSNLGMSQQSQEMLIDETDVVIHAAANVKFDQPLRLGANINVRSTKEVLALAKLMPRLKALVYVSTAYSNCPNNRIEECFYKAPISWQNLLSTVDALDDDTLEKITPELLGEWPNCYTFTKSVAEDLIRTEAKNLPAVIVRPAIVTSTIEEPMPGWTDNFYGVAGIVLGAALGVLRSVNAKKDAIAQLVPCDYTVNAILAAAWNVATERKNTKDHFKNSVSATSSQVKIYNYVGTSTNQITWKTYMELIESCAWDYPSTKLLWYYCFTLRENELWHKTCVFFLHTVVAYLADFVLLCIRRKPLAVTNYARMDRLLNLTSYFAKRNWKFPHDNVDQLWGKMCEEDRKVYKFDMSQTNWANYIENCVIGGRLYLLKDPLETIPEGRKWLKTLQIAHYSLLGVLFFLLYLLFKWVFSSIL; this is encoded by the exons ATGGAACCCGGCACAATCAACCACTTTTTCCGAAATCAAACGGTTTTCATAACCGGTGGTACCGGTTTCTTGGGGAAACTAATGATCGAGAAGCTCCTGAGAGTGAACCAGATTCAAAAAATCTTCATTTTAGTCAGAGCAAAACGGAACAAATCCAGCGAAGAACGATTCCAGGACCTCTTCGACTATCCG TGCTTCGACAATTTGAAAAAGGAGCGTCCCGATTTTAAGGAGAAGATCGTCTTTGTTAGTGGTGATTGTGAGTTGTCAAATTTGGGAATGAGTCAGCAGTCCCAAGAGATGTTAATCGACGAGACTGACGTGGTCATCCACGCTGCTGCTAACGTCAAATTCGACCAGCCTCTCCGACTTGGTGCCAACATCAACGTAAGAAGTACCAAAGAAGTTTTGGCTCTTGCCAAACTCATGCCTCGCTTGAAA GCTCTAGTATATGTGTCTACGGCGTACTCCAATTGTCCAAATAATAGAATAGAAGAATGTTTCTACAAAGCACCGATCTCTTGGCAAAATCTACTGTCAACAGTCGACGCCCTCGACGACGACACCTTAGAAAAAATCACTCCAGA GTTGTTGGGGGAATGGCCCAATTGCTACACCTTCACCAAATCAGTCGCCGAAGACTTGATCAGAACCGAAGCCAAGAACCTTCCAGCAGTGATAGTGCGGCCTGCGATAG TGACCTCAACTATCGAAGAACCGATGCCGGGATGGACTGACAACTTTTACGGAGTTGCCGGGATAGTACTGGGTGCAGCTTTAGGTGTCTTGCGGAGTGTCAACGCCAAAAAAGACGCAATCGCCCAGCTGGTACCATGCGACTACACCGTCAACGCAATACTAGCAGCTGCTTGGAACGTTGCGACAGAACGAAAGAATACAAAGGATCATTTCAAAAACAGTGTCAGTGCTACTTCATCCCAGgtcaagatttacaactatGTGGGTACTTCCACGAACCAGATTACTTGGA AAACTTACATGGAACTGATCGAGAGTTGTGCGTGGGACTACCCAAGCACCAAACTCCTCTGGTACTACTGCTTCACACTAAGAGAAAACGAGTTGTGGCACAAGACTTGCGTCTTCTTCTTACACACGGTTGTGGCCTATCTCGCCGACTTTGTCCTGCTCTGTATCAGAAGGAAACCCCT TGCCGTTACAAATTACGCAAGAATGGACAGATTGTTGAACTTGACATCATATTTCGCCAAGCGTAACTGGAAATTTCCTCACGACAATGTGGACCAGTTGTGGGGCAAGATGTGCGAGGAAGACAGAAAAGTGTACAAGTTTGACATGAGCCAGACCAACTGGGCCAACTACATTGAAAATTGCGTGATCGGGGGGAGGCTTTACTTGCTCAAGGACCCTCTCGAGACGATTCCCGAGGGAAGGAAGTGGTTGAAAACGTTGCAAATTGCTCACTATTCCCTCCTCGGGGTACTTTTCTTTCTGTTGTACTTGTTGTTCAAGTGGGTTTTCTCTTCTATcctttaa
- the LOC138128189 gene encoding fatty acyl-CoA reductase wat-like encodes MYESVEREGGDITAADMVLPDSEPSEIVNFYSGSTVFLTGATGYLGKMCLEKLLRECFDIKKIYVMVRPKKGKNVQTRFEEIFDGPSMEPMKRKRPNFAAKVALVSGDCALPNLGLSPEDQQRLSAEVNCILHCAATVRFDEKLREATHINVRAVMDLLRMAKQMKNLKAMVYVSTAFSNCPRTQIDEIIYDPPITGAKLMSLLEALDDEKLDKVTPIIIGEYPNTYVFTKAVAENVIQTEGKRLPVAVFRPSIVIASLKEPVAGWIDNMYGATGVLLGAAIGVLRSVQGRKENVAEMVPADFVVNCCLASAWDVASMSNKEEDRADPETKTEDELAVYNFVSRPEAKITWDMYAKLAEKHATQVPSPHLVWAYFFALRPSRVHHLIAVFFLHTVPAYIVDFVAICLGKKPMLVKGYQKINKFADVIGYFSCREWVFTNKHVQELWQKLNKKDRELFEFSMQNFNWDSYFYTYVRGARAYILKDPLSTLPEGRVKYYKLKVAHYTLITVLMLLLYKILTMLFGFLF; translated from the exons ATGTACGAGAGTGTGGAACGCGAGGGCGGCGACATCACCGCCGCCGACATGGTCCTCCCCGACTCGGAACCCAGCGAAATCGTCAACTTCTACTCGGGTTCGACCGTATTCCTGACAGGAGCCACAGGATACTTGGGGAAGATGTGTCTGGAGAAGTTGTTGAGGGAGTGCTTCGACATCAAGAAAATATACGTCATGGTCAGGCCCAAAAAGGGGAAAAACGTCCAGACCAGATTTGAGGAGATATTCGACGGCCCA AGCATGGAACCCATGAAGCGGAAGCGACCCAACTTCGCCGCCAAAGTCGCTCTGGTCAGCGGCGACTGCGCCCTGCCCAACCTGGGGCTCAGCCCGGAGGACCAGCAGAGGCTGTCCGCCGAAGTGAACTGCATCCTCCACTGCGCCGCCACCGTGCGCTTCGACGAGAAGCTGCGCGAGGCGACCCACATCAACGTCAGGGCGGTGATGGATCTGCTGAGGATGGCCAAGCAGATGAAGAACCTGAAG GCCATGGTATACGTTTCGACGGCGTTCTCTAACTGCCCCCGGACGCAAATCGACGAGATCATCTACGACCCCCCGATCACGGGGGCCAAGTTGATGTCACTGCTGGAGGCTCTGGACGACGAGAAACTCGACAAGGTCACGCCGAT AATCATCGGGGAGTACCCCAACACGTACGTCTTCACCAAAGCGGTGGCAGAGAACGTGATCCAGACCGAAGGCAAGAGACTCCCGGTGGCGGTGTTCCGTCCCTCCATAG TGATCGCCTCCCTCAAAGAACCAGTCGCCGGCTGGATCGACAACATGTACGGCGCGACCGGAGTACTCCTGGGGGCGGCAATCGGCGTGTTGCGCAGCGTGCAAGGACGAAAGGAAAACGTGGCCGAGATGGTACCTGCAGATTTCGTCGTCAACTGTTGTCTAGCGTCGGCGTGGGACGTGGCCTCGATGAGCAACAAAGAGGAGGACCGGGCGGACCCCGAGACCAAGACCGAGGACGAGTTGGCCGTCTACAATTTCGTCAGCCGCCCGGAAGCCAAGATCACTTGGG ACATGTACGCCAAGCTGGCCGAGAAGCACGCCACGCAAGTACCCAGTCCGCACCTGGTCTGGGCGTACTTCTTCGCGCTGCGTCCCTCGAGGGTGCATCACTTGATCGCAGTTTTCTTCCTGCACACGGTCCCAGCGTACATCGTGGACTTCGTAGCGATCTGTCTGGGCAAAAAGCCGAT GTTGGTCAAGGGGTACCAAAAGATCAACAAGTTTGCGGACGTTATCGGCTATTTCAGCTGCAGAGAGTGGGTGTTTACCAACAAGCATGTCCAAGAGCTTTGGCAAAAGCTCAATAAAAAAGACAGAGAGTTGTTCGAGTTTAGCATGCAGAACTTCAACTGGGATTCGTACTTTTACACTTACGTCAGAGGGGCAAGAGCGTACATTCTCAAGGACCCTCTGAGTACCCTTCCGGAAGGGAGGGTCAAGTACTACAAGCTCAAAGTGGCGCACTATACTCTCATAACTGTTTTAATGCTGCTTCTGTACAAAATCTTGACAATGTTGTTTGGATTTCTGTTTtga